Proteins co-encoded in one Flavobacteriales bacterium genomic window:
- a CDS encoding DUF839 domain-containing protein, translated as MRSRRDFIRASGFIGIGFVGLKLYACGTKTPGGVELTEVALDYGPLVKDPLGVLDLPEGFSYKIISKQGDMMTDGLLVPGKQDGMGTFAGENGRVIIIRNHEIVPTDKNLGAFGAENVNLSSIPEEDFYEFGKGQFPGLGGTTTLVFNEATQEVETEFLSLAGTYRNCAGGVMPWGSWITCEEDVTKTGDFEGNVEKEHGYIFEVPATDKPMRAVPKPIKEAGRFNHEAVAYDPVGGILYMTEDRGDGLLYRFIPTVKDNLHSGGKLQALAIKNGPKFDTRNWPESLGPDILQHIPMALEWIDLDEVEAPQDDLRVRGHEKGAALFARGEGMWYDEGVIYFACTNGGDLMKGQVFKLTPDENGGQLELFIEPNDVDIMKYCDNLTVAPWGDVMICEDDTDPYLRGVTPEGKIFTFGHATKHESEFTGICFSPSGKTMFVNIQHAGLTLAITGPWKGR; from the coding sequence ATGCGAAGTAGAAGAGACTTTATCCGCGCAAGCGGTTTCATTGGAATCGGTTTTGTAGGATTGAAACTATATGCCTGTGGCACCAAAACCCCTGGTGGAGTAGAGCTGACCGAAGTCGCCTTGGATTACGGCCCATTGGTAAAAGATCCATTGGGTGTACTCGACCTTCCAGAAGGATTCTCTTACAAGATCATCTCAAAACAAGGAGATATGATGACGGATGGTCTTCTCGTTCCAGGCAAACAGGACGGTATGGGAACCTTTGCGGGAGAGAACGGTCGTGTCATCATTATCCGAAACCACGAAATTGTTCCAACAGACAAGAACCTTGGAGCATTTGGAGCAGAGAATGTCAATCTCTCTTCTATACCAGAAGAAGATTTCTACGAATTCGGGAAAGGTCAATTCCCAGGTCTGGGAGGAACAACCACCTTGGTTTTTAATGAGGCAACGCAGGAAGTGGAAACTGAGTTTCTGAGCCTAGCCGGGACCTACCGCAATTGCGCGGGCGGAGTAATGCCATGGGGTAGCTGGATAACTTGCGAAGAGGATGTGACCAAAACGGGGGATTTTGAAGGGAACGTGGAAAAAGAACACGGATACATATTCGAAGTTCCTGCCACCGACAAACCCATGCGTGCCGTACCCAAACCAATTAAGGAAGCCGGTAGATTCAATCACGAGGCAGTGGCTTACGACCCTGTAGGCGGAATACTCTATATGACCGAAGACCGTGGCGATGGCCTCCTCTATCGCTTCATCCCTACAGTGAAAGACAACCTTCATTCAGGTGGAAAATTGCAAGCCTTGGCCATTAAAAACGGGCCCAAGTTCGATACGCGAAACTGGCCTGAAAGCCTTGGCCCAGATATCCTTCAGCACATTCCGATGGCCTTGGAATGGATCGATCTGGATGAAGTGGAAGCTCCGCAGGACGATTTACGTGTACGCGGACACGAAAAGGGTGCCGCCCTTTTTGCACGTGGAGAGGGCATGTGGTATGATGAGGGCGTCATTTATTTTGCCTGCACAAACGGTGGTGATCTAATGAAAGGCCAGGTTTTCAAATTGACCCCTGATGAAAATGGTGGTCAATTAGAACTCTTCATTGAGCCTAATGATGTTGACATCATGAAGTATTGCGACAATCTAACTGTTGCCCCATGGGGTGATGTCATGATCTGCGAAGACGATACCGACCCGTACCTGCGCGGAGTAACACCTGAAGGAAAGATCTTCACCTTTGGTCACGCTACCAAACATGAATCTGAATTCACCGGCATCTGCTTCTCTCCAAGTGGCAAGACGATGTTTGTAAACATACAACATGCCGGGCTTACCTTGGCCATCACCGGCCCTTGGAAAGGCCGATGA
- a CDS encoding alkaline phosphatase D family protein, with product MITLAVELVDTRKLTRLVYSFFFLFSVLFSHGQNITHGPVIGAVTDSSVRVFIRTKIADSVISLHLSPDTSYRSTQIYLGRTEAKIDSSVILNLDRLTPDTKYYYRIFVGQHLDTINGSFTTYPQQGQKGIYTFVTGSCQETENMKVFDVIPLHNPYFMMHTGDYTYPDYQIAPDYSATWEGIALSYRKRYDEKGMKYMLRSVPIDYVYDDNDYVGGSGGRYCKNDMHSYKENGRTVNKMEAPEFPAFWRRNTIKGYAEFFPHYPLADTSEGIYHSFKLGNAEFFVIDRNSAKDRPNMDGFVFDGKKKKWRWNPPEGYALFGKQQMNWLKNSLLNSDADWKFIVSGVPLNGACEKLIKAGVKIQNMSMKGFYGFHLAWGFSQYWAGFPEERNDFMQFLKENDIKDVIVISGDTHHNVMDDGKNAGLPELNASGLSVTSTELAYYLKLIGTFTGTFQMKKIWNQGGNGLGNKNLKNAFGKVQIVNSDYVELSIIDEDNQVISSFRVPHSSKK from the coding sequence ATGATAACATTGGCTGTTGAACTTGTTGACACTAGGAAGCTTACCAGGCTGGTTTATTCATTTTTCTTTCTTTTCTCGGTTCTCTTTTCTCACGGCCAGAATATTACACATGGCCCTGTAATAGGAGCAGTAACCGATAGCTCGGTCCGTGTTTTCATTCGAACCAAAATTGCCGATTCGGTCATCTCGCTACACTTATCGCCTGACACAAGCTATCGATCTACCCAAATCTATCTCGGAAGAACGGAAGCCAAAATCGACAGTTCGGTCATTTTGAACCTCGACCGTCTAACACCTGACACCAAATACTACTATCGGATATTCGTTGGTCAGCATCTAGATACAATCAATGGCTCATTTACAACCTATCCACAGCAAGGCCAAAAGGGTATCTACACGTTTGTGACGGGATCGTGTCAGGAAACCGAGAATATGAAAGTTTTCGATGTGATCCCTTTGCATAACCCATACTTCATGATGCACACGGGTGATTATACCTACCCTGATTATCAAATAGCTCCCGATTACTCAGCAACTTGGGAAGGAATTGCGCTCAGCTATCGCAAACGTTATGATGAGAAGGGAATGAAATACATGCTACGCAGCGTACCGATCGATTATGTATATGACGATAACGACTATGTAGGAGGCAGTGGTGGCCGCTACTGCAAGAACGATATGCATTCGTACAAGGAGAACGGCCGAACGGTGAATAAGATGGAGGCTCCAGAATTTCCCGCTTTTTGGAGAAGGAATACGATAAAAGGATATGCTGAGTTCTTCCCACACTATCCTCTTGCAGATACGAGCGAAGGAATCTATCACTCATTTAAATTAGGTAATGCGGAATTCTTCGTCATCGACCGCAACAGCGCCAAGGATCGACCAAACATGGACGGTTTCGTTTTTGACGGGAAAAAGAAAAAGTGGCGATGGAATCCGCCAGAAGGCTATGCCCTATTTGGGAAACAACAAATGAATTGGCTCAAGAATAGCCTTTTGAACTCAGATGCCGATTGGAAATTCATCGTAAGCGGAGTGCCGCTAAATGGAGCATGCGAAAAGCTTATCAAAGCGGGCGTGAAGATCCAGAACATGAGCATGAAAGGATTCTACGGTTTTCACCTCGCCTGGGGATTCAGCCAATACTGGGCGGGTTTCCCAGAGGAACGGAATGATTTCATGCAGTTTCTGAAAGAGAACGACATCAAAGATGTGATTGTGATAAGCGGTGATACGCACCACAATGTGATGGATGATGGAAAGAATGCTGGGCTTCCTGAGCTTAATGCCAGCGGTCTGAGTGTTACCAGCACAGAACTTGCCTATTATCTTAAACTGATCGGTACGTTCACAGGAACTTTCCAAATGAAAAAAATCTGGAACCAAGGCGGCAATGGCCTTGGCAACAAGAATCTGAAGAATGCCTTTGGCAAGGTTCAGATAGTCAACTCCGACTACGTTGAACTGAGCATCATTGACGAGGATAATCAGGTAATCAGCTCATTCCGGGTACCGCACTCATCTAAAAAGTAA
- a CDS encoding TonB-dependent receptor, with product MAKSLLTVIVFSIFAIHVQAQEVTLTGTITDKETNEPLVGASVVTEQGTGVTTDLDGKYSIKLPKGILSLRYSFIGFEPKVKEVDLRSGAAQTIDVKLSMKSEQLDIVVVSASQYQKSIAEETVSMEVVTAKLIENTNATDLGEAINKTPGVTIQDSQVSIRGGSSWSYGVGTRTAVMQDGMSMMSADLGEPQLRQAPMQNVEQVEVIKGASSVVYGSSALNGVVNVITGWPKDAKPTTTVTLFQKLYDNPPDLYSDQTYTKKLTRPDPDNPGSTIEVDTIIHFPKDTLKWWDNGQVRGASGANFNHMRKINNLDLVVGGMFIHDRSYLSDADELRGGINFKTRVHHKRKVGLNYGINGNAVYEHSGRFFLAANPNEGALRSAIPSSDQYFRANFDPHLHYTSDKGFKHTFQSRYMYIMRISKNPQTTPHAISHQIMLNYQFQRLWKKWSITSGLPLVVGISKSNLYSGVRVSYSGAVYVQGEFKTKRLTAVAGLRYEVLGVDDYSETGTPVFRSGLNYRFGQGTFARISYGQSYRLPTIAERYLDDDLNPQVRIIPNANLTAENGQSAEFGLKQVLAISKWQAYIDFAYFYQQYKNLVEYGFVTVGTHPELFANLPASYVVGLYPQNVSNALVSGYEFGLASRGSVGPIGVTALIGYTYNYPVNLDSAKSYGAAQYLSEFFKYMGTRIDADNKDVDKLLKLRPRHLVKGDIQLDYKKASIGVTMIYGSYPENIPKTETTAVDFISGEFGATKRYGEAHQKGDFIFNLRASYQIMEQLKLNFIVNNVTNRIYSFRPSKVEPIRNFTLQIKVTF from the coding sequence ATGGCAAAATCGCTACTTACTGTCATTGTATTCTCAATTTTTGCCATCCACGTTCAGGCTCAGGAGGTGACCCTTACAGGAACCATTACCGATAAAGAAACCAACGAACCGTTGGTAGGCGCTAGCGTGGTCACCGAACAGGGCACAGGCGTAACCACTGATCTGGACGGGAAATATTCCATAAAATTGCCCAAAGGGATATTGAGTCTTCGATACTCGTTCATTGGTTTCGAGCCGAAAGTAAAAGAAGTGGATCTTCGTTCTGGTGCTGCGCAAACGATTGATGTGAAACTTTCCATGAAATCGGAGCAGTTGGATATTGTGGTTGTTTCTGCCAGCCAGTATCAGAAAAGCATTGCTGAAGAAACGGTATCGATGGAAGTAGTTACTGCCAAGTTGATCGAGAACACGAATGCCACTGATCTTGGCGAAGCGATAAACAAAACCCCCGGTGTGACCATACAGGACAGCCAAGTAAGCATCAGAGGAGGAAGCAGCTGGTCGTATGGTGTAGGAACCCGCACGGCAGTAATGCAAGATGGTATGTCGATGATGAGCGCGGACCTTGGAGAACCACAATTGCGCCAAGCACCAATGCAAAATGTGGAGCAAGTGGAGGTTATCAAAGGTGCATCGAGTGTGGTTTATGGTAGTTCGGCTTTGAATGGCGTTGTGAACGTGATCACCGGATGGCCCAAGGATGCAAAGCCTACTACCACGGTTACCCTGTTCCAGAAACTGTACGACAACCCACCGGACCTATATAGCGATCAGACCTATACTAAGAAACTGACGCGGCCTGATCCAGATAATCCAGGTTCAACCATAGAGGTGGATACGATCATTCATTTTCCTAAAGACACGCTTAAATGGTGGGATAACGGACAGGTACGTGGAGCTTCAGGTGCCAACTTCAATCATATGCGAAAGATCAACAATCTAGACCTTGTGGTTGGTGGAATGTTCATTCACGACCGAAGCTATCTGAGCGATGCGGACGAATTACGCGGAGGAATCAACTTTAAAACGCGCGTTCATCACAAGCGGAAGGTGGGACTTAATTATGGTATTAATGGCAACGCGGTTTACGAGCATTCCGGAAGATTTTTCTTGGCAGCCAACCCGAATGAAGGCGCATTGCGGTCGGCCATTCCATCCAGCGATCAGTATTTCCGAGCCAACTTCGATCCGCATCTGCACTATACGAGCGACAAAGGATTCAAGCATACGTTTCAGAGCCGCTACATGTATATCATGAGGATATCAAAAAACCCTCAGACCACCCCGCATGCCATTTCGCATCAGATCATGCTCAATTACCAGTTTCAACGCCTTTGGAAGAAATGGTCTATAACCAGCGGATTGCCATTGGTAGTAGGAATTTCCAAGAGTAACCTTTATTCTGGAGTAAGGGTCTCCTATTCAGGGGCGGTTTACGTTCAGGGAGAATTTAAAACGAAGCGGCTAACGGCTGTTGCTGGTTTGAGGTATGAAGTATTGGGCGTAGACGATTATTCAGAAACAGGCACGCCCGTTTTCCGTTCAGGATTGAATTACCGTTTCGGCCAAGGAACGTTTGCAAGAATTTCTTACGGACAATCCTATCGTCTTCCGACCATCGCAGAACGGTATCTGGATGATGACCTCAATCCACAGGTACGAATAATTCCTAACGCTAATCTGACAGCAGAGAATGGGCAAAGTGCCGAATTCGGGCTTAAGCAAGTGTTGGCCATCAGCAAATGGCAAGCATATATCGATTTTGCTTACTTCTATCAGCAATATAAGAATCTGGTAGAGTACGGATTCGTTACAGTTGGAACGCATCCAGAACTATTTGCAAATCTTCCGGCCAGTTATGTAGTGGGGCTTTATCCTCAAAACGTTAGCAACGCATTGGTTTCGGGCTACGAATTCGGGCTTGCGAGCCGCGGTTCTGTTGGTCCTATTGGAGTGACAGCGCTTATTGGCTATACCTACAATTATCCCGTCAATCTTGATTCGGCTAAGAGCTATGGTGCGGCTCAATACTTATCTGAATTCTTCAAGTACATGGGCACACGGATTGATGCAGACAATAAGGATGTTGACAAGCTGCTGAAGTTGCGACCACGGCATTTGGTAAAGGGAGATATTCAACTTGACTATAAGAAGGCTTCCATTGGAGTGACGATGATCTATGGTAGCTATCCGGAAAACATCCCGAAGACGGAGACCACTGCGGTAGATTTTATTTCGGGAGAGTTTGGGGCCACCAAGCGCTATGGTGAGGCGCATCAGAAAGGAGATTTCATCTTCAATCTGCGTGCTTCTTACCAGATAATGGAGCAGCTAAAGCTCAATTTCATCGTTAATAACGTTACCAACCGAATCTATTCATTCCGGCCAAGTAAGGTAGAACCGATCCGAAATTTCACCTTACAGATAAAGGTTACTTTTTAG
- a CDS encoding acyltransferase family protein, translated as MSETTPIKIGDYDPDFIPPSVDFVEKMTALGRAYFEPQFFGFENVDKDKPAMYVTNHNVLGVLDGTLWAAQMYMEKGIFCRSLVDDLHYMMPGWRDLATKVGFVRGSRENCAAMMEHGEHIMVYPGGGRETCKRKGEKYKLTWKKRTGFARMAIENGYDIITVAQVGQEDAYDIVMDGDELMESKFGEWLREKGIAEKYLKDGETMFPIARGIGPTFIPRPEKQYYAFGQRISTKEYQGRTDEESLWELRERVELQLELDITKMRIQKLQDGDGGWLRSLLNRL; from the coding sequence ATGAGCGAAACAACCCCTATCAAAATCGGAGATTACGATCCTGATTTTATTCCACCATCGGTAGATTTTGTAGAAAAGATGACGGCCCTTGGCCGAGCCTATTTTGAACCACAGTTTTTCGGTTTCGAAAATGTGGATAAGGATAAGCCTGCGATGTATGTGACCAACCATAACGTGTTGGGTGTGCTTGATGGAACGCTTTGGGCAGCTCAGATGTATATGGAAAAAGGCATTTTCTGCCGATCATTGGTAGATGATCTTCATTATATGATGCCGGGCTGGCGCGATCTGGCCACCAAAGTGGGTTTTGTGCGCGGTAGCCGCGAGAATTGTGCTGCAATGATGGAGCATGGTGAACACATCATGGTCTATCCGGGAGGTGGACGCGAAACCTGTAAGCGAAAGGGAGAGAAGTATAAGCTTACTTGGAAGAAGCGGACGGGATTTGCGCGCATGGCCATCGAAAATGGATATGACATCATAACCGTAGCGCAAGTGGGCCAAGAAGATGCTTACGATATTGTGATGGACGGAGACGAACTGATGGAATCGAAGTTTGGTGAGTGGCTGCGCGAGAAGGGAATTGCCGAAAAGTATCTGAAGGATGGCGAGACCATGTTCCCAATTGCCCGTGGCATTGGACCAACGTTCATTCCACGTCCCGAAAAGCAGTATTACGCCTTCGGTCAGCGTATTTCAACCAAAGAATACCAAGGTAGAACAGACGAGGAATCGCTGTGGGAACTTCGCGAACGCGTAGAACTTCAATTGGAATTGGACATCACCAAAATGCGGATTCAGAAATTGCAGGATGGCGATGGAGGTTGGTTGCGCAGTCTGCTTAATCGGCTTTAG
- a CDS encoding T9SS type A sorting domain-containing protein encodes MKFSAAFLFFLFPFIGFGQSPHPILKSFDAIKQPNGILLRWVIKGGNQCEGTKLFRSDDSFQFQQIKHIPGICGSFTENETYSFFDSVPVPNIYNHYKLELGFQGFTDTISAFFEDFGRANHIVLTDHQTNSYRILFSNDQKSEALLQVFDQMGNELYSATGTNSDFSIQPSGWRSGVYIFRITGLPETDIQGKIYFSHQ; translated from the coding sequence ATGAAATTCTCCGCTGCATTTCTGTTTTTCTTGTTCCCGTTTATCGGGTTCGGTCAATCGCCACATCCTATTTTGAAATCCTTTGATGCCATTAAGCAACCGAACGGAATTCTTTTGCGCTGGGTGATTAAGGGCGGAAATCAGTGCGAAGGCACCAAGTTGTTCCGGTCCGATGATTCGTTTCAGTTCCAACAGATAAAGCACATTCCCGGAATCTGTGGCAGTTTTACTGAGAACGAAACCTATTCCTTTTTCGATTCGGTTCCGGTTCCAAACATTTACAACCATTACAAGTTGGAATTGGGATTTCAAGGGTTTACTGATACCATCTCGGCATTTTTCGAAGATTTCGGAAGAGCAAACCATATCGTGCTCACGGACCATCAGACCAATTCTTATCGAATTCTATTCAGCAACGATCAGAAATCGGAGGCTTTGCTACAGGTGTTTGATCAAATGGGAAATGAGCTTTACAGCGCTACAGGGACCAACAGCGATTTCAGCATACAACCAAGCGGATGGAGGTCTGGGGTTTATATTTTCCGAATTACCGGTTTGCCTGAAACAGATATTCAAGGAAAGATCTATTTTTCCCATCAATGA
- a CDS encoding 3'-5' exonuclease, producing the protein MLLNLDLTKILFLDIETVPQFADYMQLDETTATLWDDKAGKLSKQEQTGEEMYERAGIYAEFGKIICISVGVFNLREGGKREFRLRSFYGDDEKLLLNEFAAMLNNHFSRPDNLLCGHNGKEFDFPFLARRMIINRIPIPKILNMVGKKPWEVQHLDTMEMWKFGDWKSYTSLKLLAHVLDVPTPKTDIEGKDVARVYYEENDLERIEQYCKRDTLAVAQLLLRFRGEDILNEDQIVDT; encoded by the coding sequence ATGCTATTGAATCTTGACCTTACGAAAATCCTGTTTCTCGATATTGAGACCGTGCCTCAGTTTGCAGATTACATGCAGCTGGACGAAACGACCGCTACGCTTTGGGACGACAAAGCAGGCAAGCTTTCGAAGCAAGAACAGACAGGCGAAGAGATGTACGAGCGGGCAGGTATTTATGCCGAATTCGGAAAGATCATCTGTATTTCGGTCGGTGTTTTTAACCTGAGGGAAGGCGGCAAACGCGAATTTCGATTGCGCTCCTTTTATGGAGATGATGAAAAGCTGCTTTTGAATGAATTCGCTGCCATGCTGAATAACCATTTCAGTAGACCAGACAATTTGCTTTGTGGGCACAATGGGAAGGAATTCGACTTTCCGTTTTTGGCGCGCAGAATGATCATAAACCGTATTCCTATTCCGAAAATACTGAACATGGTGGGCAAAAAACCTTGGGAAGTGCAGCACTTGGACACCATGGAAATGTGGAAATTCGGGGATTGGAAAAGCTATACTTCGCTGAAATTGTTGGCGCATGTACTAGATGTTCCAACTCCAAAAACAGATATTGAAGGAAAGGACGTGGCGCGGGTCTATTATGAGGAGAATGACCTCGAACGCATTGAACAATACTGCAAACGCGATACCTTGGCTGTGGCGCAGTTACTATTGCGTTTCCGTGGAGAAGATATTTTGAACGAAGACCAAATTGTGGACACATGA
- a CDS encoding ABC transporter ATP-binding protein → MSDRKLLEIKNLVTEFRTDGKVLKAVNDVSFTLNRGETIGIVGESGSGKSVTSLSVMRLIPNPPGTISGGEILFHKDANSTVDLVKISEKEMRSIRGNDIAMIFQEPMTSLNPVFTCGDQVMEAILLHQKVSKKEAKEKTIALFKEVQLPRPEAIFDQYPHQISGGQKQRVMIAMAMSCNPSILIADEPTTALDVTVQQTILDLMLKLQREHDMGIMFITHDLGVIAELADKVVVMYKGKIVEQGPVLEIFSNPQHPYTKGLLACRPPLDVRLKRLPIVSDFMKLDDAGNIEEIAQTVTEATQKEIQTPAEREKAHKDLYAKEPILQIKNLKTYFPLKKNFFGKVTEEVKAVDDVTFDVYPGETLGLVGESGCGKTTLGRTVLRLVDPTGGEVIFKGKPLHSMTTSELTEIRKDIQIIFQDPYSSLNPRITVGDAIMEPMQVHKLYANDKERKDKVLELLERVNLLPEHFYRYPHEFSGGQRQRICIARALALRPQFIICDESVSALDVSVQAQVLNLLNELKRDFDFTYIFISHDLSVVKFMSDRMVVMNKGVVEEMGDADQIYSNPQTEYTKKLIAAIPKGRLEDIEASIKEKEEWLTAQV, encoded by the coding sequence ATGTCTGATAGAAAATTGCTGGAAATAAAGAACCTCGTTACGGAATTCCGAACGGATGGAAAAGTGCTGAAAGCCGTTAACGATGTGAGTTTTACGCTCAATCGTGGCGAAACCATCGGAATTGTGGGCGAGTCTGGTTCTGGAAAATCGGTCACATCGCTTTCGGTTATGCGTCTGATCCCAAATCCTCCAGGAACCATTTCGGGCGGAGAAATTCTATTTCACAAGGATGCGAATTCTACCGTTGACCTTGTAAAGATCAGCGAGAAGGAAATGCGCTCCATTCGTGGCAACGACATTGCCATGATCTTTCAAGAACCGATGACATCGCTGAATCCCGTTTTTACCTGCGGTGATCAAGTGATGGAAGCCATTCTGCTTCATCAGAAAGTGAGCAAGAAAGAGGCGAAAGAGAAAACCATCGCGCTTTTCAAAGAAGTTCAGTTACCGCGTCCAGAAGCCATTTTTGATCAATATCCGCATCAGATCTCTGGTGGTCAGAAGCAACGCGTAATGATCGCGATGGCCATGAGTTGCAATCCGAGCATTCTGATTGCCGATGAGCCGACCACTGCTTTGGACGTTACTGTTCAGCAAACGATTCTCGACCTGATGCTCAAACTTCAGCGTGAGCACGATATGGGCATCATGTTCATTACGCACGACTTGGGCGTAATTGCCGAATTGGCCGATAAAGTTGTGGTGATGTACAAGGGCAAAATTGTGGAGCAAGGGCCTGTTTTGGAGATCTTCAGCAATCCGCAGCATCCTTACACCAAAGGATTGTTGGCCTGTCGTCCACCTTTGGATGTGCGGTTGAAACGGCTTCCGATCGTGTCCGATTTCATGAAATTGGATGATGCAGGAAACATTGAGGAAATTGCCCAGACCGTAACCGAAGCCACTCAAAAGGAAATTCAAACACCTGCAGAACGCGAAAAAGCGCACAAGGATTTGTACGCCAAAGAACCTATTCTTCAGATCAAAAACCTTAAAACATACTTTCCTCTCAAGAAGAATTTCTTCGGAAAAGTGACAGAAGAAGTAAAAGCCGTGGATGACGTAACGTTTGATGTTTATCCTGGCGAAACGCTTGGCCTTGTTGGTGAATCTGGTTGTGGAAAAACCACGCTTGGCAGAACGGTGCTCCGGCTAGTTGATCCAACCGGTGGCGAAGTGATCTTTAAAGGAAAGCCGCTGCACTCGATGACCACGAGCGAACTGACCGAGATCCGAAAAGACATTCAGATCATCTTTCAGGATCCGTATTCTTCGCTCAACCCACGAATTACGGTTGGCGATGCGATAATGGAACCGATGCAAGTGCATAAACTGTATGCAAACGATAAGGAACGGAAGGATAAAGTGCTCGAATTATTGGAGCGCGTAAACCTGCTTCCAGAACATTTTTACCGTTATCCACACGAATTCTCAGGCGGTCAGCGCCAACGGATCTGTATTGCACGTGCCTTGGCGTTACGTCCGCAGTTCATCATTTGCGATGAGTCTGTATCGGCATTAGATGTGTCTGTTCAGGCGCAGGTTCTGAACCTTCTGAACGAACTGAAACGCGATTTCGATTTCACTTACATTTTCATCTCTCACGACCTTTCGGTGGTGAAATTCATGAGCGACCGCATGGTGGTAATGAACAAAGGCGTGGTGGAAGAAATGGGCGATGCCGACCAGATCTATTCGAATCCTCAAACGGAGTACACCAAGAAGCTGATTGCGGCCATTCCGAAAGGGAGATTGGAAGATATTGAAGCTTCGATCAAAGAGAAGGAAGAGTGGCTAACCGCACAGGTCTAA
- a CDS encoding OmpA family protein, which translates to MKQIAILAISVLLLSSCVSTKKHTALSDQYVGLKDMYEKNQNDLGRTQRELISLKKQLERDSLELARLRSQNDKLIGNMGEMATLSKKEAENLEKSLEKINEKDKQIRTLQDAMDRKDSVTFALVTSIKGAIGDLSDEDIQIKVDKGAVFVSISDKFLFKSGSFKLNSGAMDVLAKVAKILVAKADFEVMIEGHTDNVSFRKGDLEDNWDLSTKRATSIVRVLQKDFNIDPARMTAAGRAEYVPITDNDSAEGRAANRRTRIIILPKLDQFYGMIEEGLKEAK; encoded by the coding sequence ATGAAACAAATAGCAATTCTTGCAATCTCCGTACTGCTACTTAGCAGCTGCGTTTCTACCAAAAAACACACGGCTCTCAGCGACCAATATGTCGGCCTGAAAGACATGTATGAAAAGAACCAAAATGACCTTGGCCGCACGCAACGCGAGTTGATCTCGTTGAAAAAACAACTTGAGCGCGATAGTTTGGAGTTGGCGCGTCTTCGTTCTCAGAACGATAAGCTGATCGGCAACATGGGCGAAATGGCCACACTTTCTAAGAAAGAAGCAGAGAACTTGGAAAAATCGTTAGAGAAGATCAACGAGAAAGACAAGCAGATCAGAACGCTACAAGATGCCATGGACCGAAAGGATTCGGTGACCTTTGCGCTTGTTACCAGCATCAAAGGTGCAATTGGAGATCTAAGTGATGAAGATATTCAGATCAAGGTTGATAAAGGAGCTGTTTTCGTTTCCATCTCAGATAAATTCCTCTTCAAGAGCGGAAGCTTTAAATTGAACAGTGGCGCCATGGATGTATTGGCAAAAGTTGCCAAGATTCTTGTTGCAAAAGCTGATTTTGAGGTGATGATCGAAGGACACACAGACAACGTTTCTTTCCGAAAAGGCGATCTGGAAGACAACTGGGATCTAAGCACCAAGCGTGCAACTTCAATCGTCCGAGTATTGCAGAAAGATTTCAATATAGACCCAGCAAGAATGACCGCTGCTGGACGTGCGGAATACGTTCCAATTACAGACAACGACTCTGCCGAAGGCCGTGCTGCTAACCGCAGAACGCGCATTATCATCCTTCCAAAATTGGATCAGTTCTACGGAATGATTGAAGAAGGTCTGAAAGAAGCGAAATAA